One Amphiprion ocellaris isolate individual 3 ecotype Okinawa chromosome 5, ASM2253959v1, whole genome shotgun sequence genomic region harbors:
- the cav4a gene encoding caveolin-2, whose protein sequence is MDTMMKGEDSEEVEIDLEDSSDPEEFENGEEPQTLWRAPPALEEEENIHTSTLVEISDTKPLINARDPRGINDCLKVTFEDVIAEPVSVRSGDRIWIWSNALFEVSRIWIYRIVTVLLAIPMSVISGLIFAILSCFHIWMVGPCIHCVHIGTRWLQSLWSIVLGVIVDPFLISAGKCCGGFSIHFAKE, encoded by the exons ATGGACACCATGATGAAAGGGGAAGATTCAGAGGAAGTAGAGATCGACTTGGAGGACTCCAGTGACCCTGAAGAATTTGAAAATGGTGAGGAACCTCAGACGCTGTGGAGGGCCCCTCCTGCtctggaagaggaggaaaacatTCATACGTCTACACTGGTGGAAATCAGTGATACCAAACCTCTGATTAATGCCAGAGACCCCCGAGGTATCAATGACTGTCTCAAG GTGACATTTGAGGATGTGATAGCTGAGCCAGTATCGGTGCGCAGCGGAGACAGAATCTGGATCTGGAGCAACGCCCTGTTTGAGGTGTCCAGGATTTGGATTTACAGGATAGTCACAGTACTTCTGGCCATTCCCATGTCAGTTATCTCTGGTCTCATCTTTGCCATCCTCAGCTGCTTCCACATCTG GATGGTTGGTCCCTGTATCCACTGTGTCCATATTGGCACTCGCTGGCTGCAGAGCCTGTGGAGCATCGTGCTGGGTGTCATTGTGGATCCGTTCCTCATAAGTGCTGGGAAATGTTGTGGAGGCTTCAGCATCCACTTCGCCAAAGAATGA